The following are encoded together in the Vicia villosa cultivar HV-30 ecotype Madison, WI unplaced genomic scaffold, Vvil1.0 ctg.001063F_1_1, whole genome shotgun sequence genome:
- the LOC131633036 gene encoding uncharacterized protein LOC131633036 has translation MKSSTSSSTMLQGSHESFISQLGTKSELPWKQVCYCGDKAILRRAKTTKSFGRQFWGCPHFKGPDHPGCGFFEWFCEESEEHNGQIMMVRLEKLGRNIEHIQEEFVKIRLSTEEIKKETGHIQSQLKKMMKYGKCCSLMIIIILFVTCFIKD, from the exons ATGAAATCGTCCACTTCTTCGTCAACTATGTTACAAGGAAGCCATGAAAGTTTCATCTCTCAGCTTGGTACGAAGTCGGAACTGCCATGGAAACAAGTTTGCTACTGTGGAGATAAGGCCATTCTAAGAAGGGCAAAGACCACTAAGAGTTTTGGAAGACAATTTTGGGGGTGTCCTCATTTTAAG GGGCCTGATCATCCCGGGTGTGGGTTTTTCGAGTGGTTCTGCGAAGAATCTGAAGAACACAATGGGCAAATCATGATGGTTAGGTTGGAGAAGCTTGGAAGGAATATTGAACACATACAAGAGGAGTTTGTCAAAATTAGATTGTCAACTGAAGAAATAAAGAAAGAGACTGGACACATACAGagtcaattgaagaagatgatgaaatatGGAAAATGCTGTAGCTTGATGATTATCATAATTTTGTTTGTAACCTGTTTTATTAAGGATTAG